The Nymphaea colorata isolate Beijing-Zhang1983 chromosome 11, ASM883128v2, whole genome shotgun sequence genome includes the window AAACTGCTGGATGCTTATGAAAACGGAGTTTCATCTCTACAGAAGGTGGATTCTGATAACAGCCTTAGCGGGGACTGCTCGTGGGGCTGCAGAATTTTcgcatggattgattgatgACCCTCTTTCATACGTCGATCAAATGGGGCCGCTTTGTTTACTACGCACCAAGGTCTCGTCAGCTACGCTAGGGACGATCCGTGGCATATGAAATTGATTCCAAGAATCAAAAGAAATCGTCTGCAACTAGGAGAAAGCGACGACTAATTAAGTTGGGATAGCACTTTCCACTTTCCAGGCAAAGATGATTCGCCATAGATCCGGCACTCATCTTTACTGGGGACCCGTGCCTTTCTTTCCATGAAACCTTATCGTAGGGTCCAACAATCTGATTCTCATGGTTTTTGATTTATCAATCATTTGCCGTATGGATGGCCATCGCTCGAAACAGCAGGCCCCGCGTTTGCAACCGCCTCGTGGTTGACGGTCGCAGACGACGACCGCTTCATTCCTGGCGGGCCATCCATATCTCCCTGAATTTTGTAGGGGGGGGGGCCGGACAGGACGGGCCCCGGCCCCTAAGAAAGAGAATTTGATAACAGTGTCATAGAATGACCACAGCTGTTTGGGGGCCTCCCAACTCCCTCCCTGATTGACTGCCCGGAGCTtcagccttgagtggactgaaGGTCCGACCATGCAGAATTGAATGCTTTTTTCAAGCATCAGAGGCCAAGCATCCAACACTACGATTTCAACAACATCCATCCGAGCCAAGCCAAAGTTGTAGGGGATCAACTGTGAGACGAACCCGACTTCGGGCTTATGTCCTTGCAGTTCCTTCGCATGCAATCAGAGATATGTAGGAACAAAGTAGCGGGAGCCCAAAGTTGCAGTTAGGGAGAAAACAAATTCTCTACAAGCACTTCTAGCGAGAGTTGAGGCCGCCAAACCAAGACAAAGGAGAGTGCCCCAAAAAAATGGCGAATGAGCTATCTGATTCTCAAAAGGGGTGCTTTAAGCTCAGATGAGGGATATCACCCTTTTCAGTCCCTAGAAATATGTATCGAATAGCCAGTGCACATGGTCTCCTCAGAATAACACAGTAAGGAAGGCAGAATGTCGCAGTCTGTTTTGCCCATTGTGAACAAAGCCAACCATGTCATTGATGATATTTCATGTCAAATCTGAACATATCTCTCTCTGTCATGACTCCACAACCAAGGCGGCAGGAAAGCATGCGCTCTTTCTtataatttaaatttctttttcttgggattTGGACACAAAGAAATTGGGGCCCTAATGAAAACTAAAATTTggcaatttcattttttttttttttttatcggaAACAGCCACAAGGCGAGTTTTCTTGGAAGAGTGCGTCCTGGCTCTTCATCTTTTGCGATTGTTGGGACGCCCTAAACATGTGCTGGGAATGCTGAAGTTGGGCAGCTGCCCTCCACTCCTCTGCCTTCCTGTGCACCCCGGCCATTCTTTTCATGAGCTTCTCTTCAAGGTTTGACCGCATCTTCTGTATCTTCACCTGCAACAGGTTCAGTAAACCCCGTTACACATTACACAGACGGTCACCTGTAGCAATTTCCCTTCTCTTCCTTTCCCAATGCTTTCCCtctcttttatttccttttctttttttttttctttcgaaacataaaaaagagaaaagctttCACTTTGAAGATATATAAACAAGGAACTAGCTAGTTTCCGAAAATCTTgcaaaaaaccatttttacaaGAGATAAGGACATTATGacgaaataaaattttaaggcCATACTTTACAATATGTGAACACTTGACAAGCTAGCACTAAGATGCCTCGTATATAATGTAATTGCACTATTATCAAAGCACCTTTAGCATCGCAGACATATTTGTATCACCTGCAGTACCGATTCAGAGCTAATAGAAAGAAACATAGCAGAATCATGTTATTGATTTCCACTCTAGTGAAAATAAGAGTACCTCAGAAGACTACGCTGTTAATCACAACTGTTGACCCACGGGTAGGGATAAGCAAAACCCAGACCACGGAAAAAAACAAACAGCAGCATAAGCTATTGCATGTAAGCCGTTGCATAATCAAGCGGATTTTTTTCGTACTAACAACTCTAATAAACTGCAAGGACCCGAACAAGCCAGGACAAACCAAACCCTGCATTAGAAGCAATACTGCGTTGTCAAGAATCAAGATCATATCAATGACATCACCATCCAAACTAAATTGTTCTTCCGAAAAGAGAACGAACACAGGCTATCACGGGTAATAACTTTGGTTCTCGAATTGAATTCTAGCACGCTCTCTAGGCATTAAAATCGAAAAATAACTCCCATCAGACGTCTACGAACAGACTTACCATCATCCCGGAGAAAAATGAGAGATgaagaggggaaaaaagaaaaagttgagagagagatgaagaggggaaaaaagaaaagtaaaaagagataaaaaggGATTAACGATCTCTCCACGTCGAATAGGAAATTGACCGAAATCAACCACACAATTATGGGATGGGCGTAGCATTTTCAACGGACCCattaaaaattgaataaaaaaattaccatacCTTCATAAAGAAATACGTCGACTTTTCCGTGCACAGTTTTGAATCTTGAGGGAACGAAGCACGGTCTCAAACGTCGACAGAAGGGTACAACAGCCAAGAGGGTATCCATGTGAGTTTGCGGGCGGAGAaacaaaacaatagaaaaagaaaactgcgGGGCTCGAGGTAGCAGGTTGAAGCCAGAAATTCCCAGCTAAGCACAGGAATAGTCATTTCCTCAACGCAAAAAATGAGCATCAGGACACTCAGCGAGCTATTTCTTGGGAGATAATAAAACAATGTCTAGGAGCTATATGCACTAGAAAATGAGGGAGTTCCTGTCATATTAACGTGACAGCTTGGTTTAAACTTAAAGAGAACACCCTCACAACACTCTGTTCTATATGAGAATATTTCATGCTTCTAAAAGTTCTATCCAAAGCTTTCCCAGTAGAAGAACGTTACAAAAACgacgaaactttgacgccgcaCGTCCACATTAGTAGAATCTTCTACTGCGCTTCGATGACTTGGAAGGAGTAATCGTTTTTGCAGTTGTGAagtataactttttttttcttagtgcAAACAACGAtgtagagaaggaaaaaaggtaTATACAGATTTTATATTAGAGGGAAAATACTTTCAAGTTTCCAACTGAAGAACCAACCTCTAGCTTTCTTGACTGCGCCTCTGCTTTTGCACTTTGTAGGTTCACCCAAGCCTGAATCCTTGCTTCTTCCCTCTGATACCTACAAGGACATGCGGTaatcaagaatgaaaatttcaccatcagaaaggaaaaatgcacATTCTGCAGGAAACTAGCATGAACCGCTGGCGACGACAACAGGTTGGCTCAAAATTCAGAAGTTTGGGATTGTGTGACTTCGTATGAAAGTAAAGCTCATATCCAGCAATATACCGACTTTTTCAAATCCATAATAAGGGGAGAACGTCTGGAAACAATTAAGACTAAGAGGAGCCTAAAAGGAACCGTTCGAAGTACTTCGCTAAAATTTCTGAACCTACAGAAGGAATCAACATTTGGAAGTTTATCAAACACTAGTTCTTTGGAAAACAAACTAAGCCAGGAACACAAGCAACAAGAAACCAGTCAGAATAGAATATAGTCACAAATGTATTGCTCTTTGTCACCTTATGCAGCACTTAGTTTTCTCTTCATCATCCCAGAGAGAAGCCTTGCAATCTCCGATGCTCCTCCTTCCAGTCCCCATCTCAAAATGTCTTAAACTCTTTgagatttcttcttcctcctcttctctcgAACTCCAATTGGATGTGCCAAGATCGATACAATTGAACTGGTTCCCGAGATTAAATTTGGCAAAATGGCAATCCTGAATCTCCGAGATGTCTATAGCTGAGTTTGGGAGAGGATCACCGAGTGGCCCAGACCTTGTTGCTGGTGTATTATGCCTGGGTGGTGAAGGGATCTTGATGGGTGTTGGGCACCTAGAGTTTCTTGAGCTCGCAAGAGGTGTCATCTCTGTTCCAATGTCCCTGTGACGTATCTCCGTCACAGCATCAGTACCAGCATCCTTCATGGTTTCAGCTTCCGAACTTCTAAACAAGAACCCTTCTTTGAGTGGCTCGCAATATCTAAAATTTACTACCACGGGCTCCACATTGTCCGCATATTTATCTGCAAACAAGCAACAGAGTATTCAGCGGAAGTGGTAGTAGCAGCAATAGTTGGAGGAGGAGCGGAAGTGTTAATGGCAGAACGTTGTCAACAGCAGTAGAGGGGGGGGGAGGAGGAGGTAATATTATACCAAGAAAAGTAGATTTTTGATCAGAAGGAAAAGGCCCATTATTGCTGTGGACCAGAGTTGGCACTTTCTCATCTGAAACCCTGACCTTTCCTGCAAAAGTCTCAGTTTGGTAGGGAGCTCGGTTCTGTTGTATGTCATGGGCTACTTTTGGGGGCTCAGGTTTTATGGCATGCGCAGGGGACTCGTTGCATGACGAGCTGATAAGCCATTTCTCTGCATCATCCCATTTGGAAGGGAAAGGTTTTCTTGAGAAGTTGGCAAGGGGTGATCCAGTGGCGTTGAAACTGGAAACAGGTCTGCCAGGGGTTGATGGAGTTTCCAGTGACCTTCTTTGACCTATAAGAAGACCGGCTTCTCTTACTCTGTTACCAGGACTACCGACAAAGCGTTTGGGGTCTGCACTCGGCTTAGCCATGGGAAAAGACTTCACAAACTCTGAGGTTTCCATGAGATTGAGCTTGCACAGTGGAGCAGTGTGGTCTGCAAATGGGTTTTCTGTGTCTTTATTGTCAACGCTTGTATTAACCTCCAATGGTGATTCCTGGTACAGCAAAGACGGCCATAAGTAAGAATGAACTGAAACAACCAACTGAAAAGAAACACTGTTTGgccaaagaggaaaagaaaaaggcacaAAAAGCTTAGGTGCTTTACCTTCTTGGGTTGAAACAGGTATGTGTGTTGAAGGTGCTTTGGGTTCTTGAGATCCATGGTGGAAATTGGTAATCTGCGTTGTTGGTTTGGGGGATATAGGAATCGCTTTACCTATGCTCGCTTCCTACGTTGAATCATGTGGTTCCTGAAAACCTTTTCCTAAAGAAAAAGACAGGTCTGACGGGTGAACAGTACCTTTACTGGTTGATGGTTAGGTGTTCACAGGGGCAGGCTGGATGCTTTCTCTTTTCGGCTCCTCCTCTAGAAACGCAGGGGAAGGGGTTGTCTGCCCTTGATGAAGAGTGGCTTAAGTAAGAGGATCAAAAGCAAGCggagaagggagagaaagagcgaCCGATGAGGGAAGAAAAACAGCAACCAAGGAGCTACAGTGacctgtttttatttttctctttctttattttcagaAAGAAGGAAGCTTCTTGTTTGATATCGTAAGAACGGGACACTCTCGGGGACAGCAGGAGCTCCTTTGTCGCTACAGACCAAATTCTTGTTTACTTATTTGTATCGTGGTTTTCCCTTTCGATTAAACAAACGAACTGAAATTTGAATAAACAGGGTCAATCAAATATGCTAATTATGAACGTACCATCTTGCGCAAGTACCAAACCTCGGTTTTATAATGAATTTTGGAAGCTTGCATTAAGGTGCTCCCCTGTCCTACTGCTTTATTGCTTTCTGTTACCTTCCCAACGTTTGAAAGACGTACGTAAAAGAATACTTCCtatgagaagaagagaaagagtgtgtgtaaaaaaatgtaaaactaaGGTAATGACTAGAAGTCAAAAGAAATTACGGGGAAAACGAAGAGAACGATTAGAATCAATCCAAGGGAGATCATTTTTTGGCcaaaatattgttaaaaatCAGAGACGCCCGGTTGAATATGAGAGAAACGGAGGCGTCTTCCTTCACATTATTTGCAAGGACCATGTGGTCTTCCGTGAACAGCGAAACAATTACTACTATTGTCGGGGATGAGACGAGTAGCTCGGGTCCTGTGGAAGTTAAAGGTGTAACTAGTTCTTCTTTTCCCCTCTGGTGAAAACTGGATCAGAGCGATGggcattattaaaaattttgtctgATAACGGGAAGAATCTACCTCCtcctacttttcttttttttttttttctgggtgaGAAGGGTTCATGGGTGATCCGCCATCTCATTTACAAGATCCTGTTCGTCTAAAATCAGACTAATATGGCCCCTCCCACCGAATCCCACATCGATTTATCCTTTTTAGAATGGGAGGGAGTCAGGAGATAGTAATTAGCGAGTAATGGTCTTCCAAATGGATGTACACATGCTCATCATGGAGTCTCCCTAGAAGCGGAGACTCCGATCACTCCGGTCTTCGATCGGCCCGTCACCATGCGTATGGAAAAATCCATTAAATCTTAATCACCCTTAACAAGGCAAGACGGTACCGCCTAGATAGCACTTCATTAATGACAATTGTGCGTAGCTGCTTCGGTCGAGTTATGTTTGATCAAACAGACACCAGTTTTCTGCAGCAGTCAACTCCACTTTGACCACATGTTCTTGCTGGCAACAAGGATAACTGACACAATTGGCCTTATATTTCATcctttattcattttcttcagagttcattaataaagaaaaatttcctGATACGGACCCAATGGGTTGTCTAAGTACCTTCAAGTCACAAGTGCCATTGTTTTCTGAATTCCTTAGGATGAAACCAACTCTTCAAATATGGCGGCACCCTACTGATCACTTTGTTCCTGGGCAAGTATTTCATAAGATCAAAAATACCTCACgctttttcatttatatgtttgTAGACTTTAGGGGTCGTCTGGCAATTGAAATACTATGTTACTCAAACTAAGTCTCGGATGAAAGCATCTGCGGCTCACTCAGGTTCAAAGGTGTCGAACAAGAAAGCAATCCATTCTTGCTCTTCTTGTTTTTCCAGTACATCAATGTTTGATGGAGAAAAGCAATTTATGGAAAGGTCAGAACTAATTACCATACTGCTACGCATGCCTAGCAGGGAGATGCACataattcaattcaattcaagCAGCAGCCTCAAAAGATAAAAAGCACGAGTAGGCGAGCATATAATCAATCGACTGTTCACCCATTCCTTAACTTTGTCTTTCTATCCTAAAGCACTCGCTTCTTATTAGCTTCCAGTATTCCCAGTTGCCAATTCCCACTGCGGGGACGAGACGAGCCGAGCATTTGTGGGGGATAGATGGAGCGCCCTATGTCTTGCATGAAAGGGTTTTGTTTCCCAACTATTTGCAGCTGATATgccttttttaatgttatttttaagccgaataatattattttttactataaatTAAAACTATATCATGACAACCGGTCCTTGTAATAACCATGACTTTTgtgtttatctctctctttcgttAACGGTGGATTGAAAGGACACTgtgagaaaagaaatgaaattataaTTCACTAGCAGCCAAAAGTCATTAAATTAAGTCAAATTTTAGATTCTGTTGTTGTTACCTTTATATCTTTAATGTTCCGTGTAATTTTACAGGTTTTTGTATTTTCCGGTAAAATTGGTTGActttaaagaaacaaatatacGAAATTAATTTTGACTATTTTATTATTCATAAAATCCACAATATTgacatttctttctttggagGATATGATAAACTTGGGTGACCTTGTGAAATCTGATTCTAATAGTAAATCTCAATGAGACTAAACCCATATAGGTATGGTATATAATTTTTCTATTAATGACTTAAAGTAATTTATTTAGGAAAAAAAGTTCGCGAAGACGAATTATATATTGCAAATGGTATCAAAATCATGTACTCTGTCCATCTGCCTATTCATGTGGCAAATTGATCGTGTCCCTTCGTCTATTCAAGATTGAAGAGGGGGCATAAAGAAAGTCAAATTGCAGGACCTGGTGTAGAAGCTGAAGATGCAATTGAAAGGACATGTACACAAACAAAGGGGCAGGGTGGCGAGAAAGGCAATGGTTGCATTAAGTGTCAGCTCTCTGATACAACTCAGTTAACTACAAACTACAAATCTTTGCAGCCTTTCACtggttgtctttttcttttcctgacTTGCCCGCCTCCTCAAAACTCccattcttttgtgaaattttacaaCAGCCCCTTAAAtgggaaaatttttcttttttcttctttttttcccaaaaaaaatgcCAAGCCATGTAGCATTTCCAAAttccactcaatggccacaaaggcaggttatatatatatatatattcatgagaTCAATGTGGTCCTTCACTTGAACCACTGGTTAGGATGAGTGACACAGTTCTGGATGAACTTCTAAAGCAACCAATTCTAATTAAAACGGGGTGCCGTTTGTTTACCCAGGATCTGACGCCAACCCTAAATTCATGTCTCTATCAAGCCATAGAATCTATAAGAATGGCGTGTAGATTTGAGGTTCTCGTTTGTCCAGCAAATCTCGTGGATGGGAGGCTTGCTTTAACTTCGGATCAGTAGGAAAAAAGAAGGGATTACAAGTTTTCATTACAATTCATGCATATTTCAAGCTAGAGAACAAAGATCCCTGTTGAAATCCGTAGACTTGAGATCCTGAATTCTAAGATTAGATTTCATGATCTCAAATCATCACCAGCTGGTAGGAGAAAAATTTAGATCTTTGGTTTATTGGATGTTAATTAATGTAATGAACCATTGGTTGTAACGTTCTGGAGGGAAGGAAGAAACGACTGTGAAGCTGAAACAAGCACGGCCGGCAGCTGATCTTTGCAGATGGTGCTATAATCTGGTCCTCTGGTCTTAGTAAATTTGgattcatcttcttccttgccCGCCAACGAAGCTACACGGAGTTTGGCCATCTTGAACTTGCATCGTACCGTGAGGTCTGTTCTTTGCCTGAAATGTCGCTTTTCAAACAGAGAGTATAGAAGAAGACAGGATCGAGTATATGCGGGACCCCAAGTGGTGGAACAAAGCGCCATGTGTCCGTCCAATGGACCAGTGGCTTGCTTAGTTAAGGGGAGGAGCATATAAATCTATGCAGAACTAGCTAACTAGCATATCAGAATGTGGTCGATCGTTGGAAAGATTGTTACTAGTTGTTAATTTCTTCTGTTTGATATCATCGATGCGTGTGTGCGCgcgtgttttttcatttttcaactaTTCGAAGAGAAGACCTGCTATCACCATCTGCGCCTTGGCGTAAAAACCTCGAGGTTCTTCCTGAGCTCCAGTGGAAGTGATGTCCCCTGTGCGTCGCATCTCCTTCATGGAACTCTGTCAGCTCGGGGTGATATTCATAAGCGAATCTTAACATAGTACTTGATTCTGATTTACCTGGGATCTCAAATCCTAAGTGATCTAAAATGTTGGAGTCTTGGATCCGAGATTTCAAATCCTTGACTGTTAACTAGGGTACTCTTAGATGTGTTCTCTGAAAGATGCATGAGGACTTTGCAGTCCTTGCATTTTTAATTCACAAACATCAAGTCAGACCCCTTTCCCTTCAGGACAGTGATCCATAGGTGTAAGAGACAAGGATCTCAAGTCAGggttcttaaatttgaattttcatgttttagaaATCATGCACATTGAGTCAAACCTTTGGATTCAATATTCGGGGTAATCAAATGCCCATCTAGTTCTTCTAATTAAGTATCTAATTCTGGTGCAATTTGAGACAAACGTGAACAGGAAGTAAAAACGACAAACGCTGAGAAAAATCTTTAAACAATTTCTGTACTTAGTTATTTCCTGCGGTCCCTAAATCTAAACTAAACACTTAAGACTGGTTCATACGTTTGCAACCCATGTCTTCTCGctttttttgtcttcaaaatGAAGCTTGAGCGGCAACATGATAAACACCAAAGGGCAAAAGCTTGTTGCAAAATCATGTCCcctttttttatgaaaatgagatGCAAGTTGATTGACTCGGATATTTGAATATGTAAAAGAGTTTCTTGCAGGCAAGTTTCAGTATTGCAGTCAAAAGTTGGAAAGCCTTaaaatccaaaaacggaaccACTGGAACGGCCTAGTTCCTTTGCAAGTGTCCTGCCTCAGGACTATGTTTTATGTGCCCATGACGGGCTCATCAATCTCCCAAGTTTGACTTAATCAGATTGTAATGGCGTATCATCCCAATGCTCCGGACCCGTCGAACAAGACAGACCTGTTTGACTTATGAACTGGCACCGGTTATAGGATAAGGACGAGGCTGGAACATTAGATGATCCATACTGTTATTATGTTAGACAAGACAACCTTCTAATATATGTACAAGTATTAGTTGGAAACGTTGCATCAGCCACATGGTCTCCCTCACGAGACAAAAGGGTAGTGGTGGGAAGGATAACAATGTTTACTTTATCTGATGCAACCTATCGATGCGTAGACCGAATTCTTTGTAGTAACAGCCTTAAAGAATTAGCCAAGTCAATCATATGTAAATGACTTCATCAACCGTCTTCAATCCTCGGGCCGTCTTTTTCATTGTTAAGATTAAAATGATATGCATATGgccctaagtcacatggacatGGTAAATTTGTCCTCCTTCTGTCGACACTCTTTAAGACATTATTGGAACCAGACTTTGGATTGGGTTCGATCAGAAAGCACATtaaaccctttttctttttaaaagatGCATGAATTTATGTGTATACATCATACAAAATGTGCACATTTATGCATACATTGCTGTGTTCCTATACTCATGTTTTGTAAAATTACCGTACCAGCTGTATCTACATGACTTAGCTATACTTGGTCTACATTCGTACTTGTTCCGGTCCATCCATCGCTCAATGCCGAAAAATTAATTAAACCATCTTTGATAGGCTTTTCTGATCAGCGACACTTGTCCAATAAGAGAAGGCGTAACGCGAGGCAGAGAGAGTTTTTGACTTTGAAGGCAAACCATGTTAAAGTCAGCTAGGGAAGGCCTTATAAAAAGCTACAAGTTGTGACATAAGATTCAAGCCGTCCACCAGCAGCGCATGGTTGAAAACGTTTAAAAATTGCACATGGTTATCCAAACATCACAAAGTCGTAACGGACCTCGAGAGTTCGTTCCTTTTTTGGGTCATATTGGAAGAGGTTGTTGTGCTTCAACTTCTATTTCATGTGATTTTTGATTCACAAGTTCGCCTTTTAGAAGGTCACCAACTAATATATACCTCAACCGAAACAACTCAGGTTTATCCCCAACCCGTCAAGTCCAATCCGACCTCCATCATCCATTTTTCTGCACTATAAATGCTGTGTCAAGCTCCCTTTGGCATCCATTGCTCCTCTCCTGCGTTTCCTTTTTCTGTCGAAGCATGTCCAAGGTTTACCCCAAGCATCTCTTCTTCCCATCATCATCAGCTTCTTCTTCTAGTTCTTCCCCTGTTTCATGGACGCCTCCCCCAATACCTTCGCCTCCCTACTTGGAGAAATCACCCAAATGCTCTAAAGTTAAACATGCAACGTTCACTGTCTGGATGAAGTCTTTGCTTTTCAACAGCAGCGGCTGCACGGTGTTCGACTGTAATGGCAAAATAATCTATCGAATCGACACCTACGGTCACAAATTCAACGACGAAATCTATGTGATGGATATTGAAGGGGAAGTCTTGGTTACCTTAATTAAGAAGGTATCTTATTCAACTCCTGAGCTTGTACTTGGTTAATGAACCCGCATGCATGCACTTATTATGTAGTAGTAGTACTCATGCACGACTGCCATGACTATTTCTTTTGTGACTCTGATTGATAAACATGTG containing:
- the LOC116263862 gene encoding uncharacterized protein LOC116263862, translated to MDLKNPKHLQHTYLFQPKKESPLEVNTSVDNKDTENPFADHTAPLCKLNLMETSEFVKSFPMAKPSADPKRFVGSPGNRVREAGLLIGQRRSLETPSTPGRPVSSFNATGSPLANFSRKPFPSKWDDAEKWLISSSCNESPAHAIKPEPPKVAHDIQQNRAPYQTETFAGKVRVSDEKVPTLVHSNNGPFPSDQKSTFLDKYADNVEPVVVNFRYCEPLKEGFLFRSSEAETMKDAGTDAVTEIRHRDIGTEMTPLASSRNSRCPTPIKIPSPPRHNTPATRSGPLGDPLPNSAIDISEIQDCHFAKFNLGNQFNCIDLGTSNWSSREEEEEEISKSLRHFEMGTGRRSIGDCKASLWDDEEKTKCCIRYQREEARIQAWVNLQSAKAEAQSRKLEVKIQKMRSNLEEKLMKRMAGVHRKAEEWRAAAQLQHSQHMFRASQQSQKMKSQDALFQENSPCGCFR